Proteins encoded together in one Quercus lobata isolate SW786 chromosome 3, ValleyOak3.0 Primary Assembly, whole genome shotgun sequence window:
- the LOC115981667 gene encoding probable L-cysteine desulfhydrase, chloroplastic, producing MGSQSHPHPHLNGDSNTHIPKKPKLSSLSSSLITEAEIQNEFNHHDPTVARINNGSFGCCPLSIIQSQQELQLEFLRQPDHFYFSELKPGILKSRILIQRLINAHHLDEISIVDNATTAAAIVLQNIAWSFAEGKFNHGDVAIMLHYAYGAVKKSIEAYVTRAGGHVIEVHLPFPVNSKDEIVFEFRKALEKGKENGKKVRLAVIDHITSMPSVVIPVKELVRICREEGVDQVFVDAAHGIGCTDVDMQDIGADFYTSNLHKWLFCPPSIAFLYCRKSPGCIDLHHPVVSHEYGNGLAVESAWIGTRDYSAQLVVPKVFDFVNRFEDGIEGIKKRNHDNVVEMGQMLAKAWETNLGCPPEMCASMIMVGLPACLGISSDLDTLKLRTHLREKFGVEVPIYYRAPKDGEFDVVTGYARISYQVYNKVEDYHKFRDAINQLVGDGFTCALLYN from the coding sequence ATGGGCTCCCAatctcaccctcaccctcatcTCAATGGTGACTCCAATACCCACATCCCAAAAAAGCCAAAGCTTTCATCTTTATCATCTTCTTTAATCACTGAAGCTGAAATCCAAAACGAATTCAACCACCATGACCCCACCGTAGCTCGCATCAACAATGGTTCCTTTGGCTGTTGCCCTCTCTCCATTATCCAGTCCCAGCAAGAACTGCAACTCGAATTCCTTCGCCAACCTGATCACTTCTACTTTTCCGAACTCAAACCGGGCATTCTCAAGTCCCGCATCCTCATCCAACGCCTCATCAATGCCCACCACCTTGATGAAATCTCCATCGTCGATAACGCCACCACTGCAGCCGCCATCGTCCTCCAAAACATCGCCTGGTCTTTCGCTGAAGGCAAATTCAATCATGGTGATGTTGCCATTATGCTTCACTATGCTTATGGTGCTGTGAAAAAGTCCATTGAGGCCTATGTCACCCGTGCCGGCGGTCATGTTATCGAGGTACATTTGCCCTTCCCTGTGAATTCTAAAGATGAGATTGTGTTTGAGTTTAGGAAGGCTTTagagaaagggaaagagaaCGGTAAGAAAGTGAGGTTAGCTGTGATTGATCACATAACTTCAATGCCTAGTGTGGTTATACCTGTTAAGGAATTGGTTAGGATTTGTAGGGAGGAAGGTGTGGATCAAGTTTTTGTGGATGCAGCTCATGGAATTGGGTGTACTGATGTTGATATGCAAGACATTGGTGCTGATTTTTACACTAGTAATTTGCATAAGTGGCTCTTTTGCCCGCCTTCCATTGCGTTTTTGTATTGTAGGAAGTCGCCTGGGTGCATAGACTTGCACCATCCGGTTGTGTCTCACGAGTATGGAAATGGGTTGGCTGTGGAAAGTGCTTGGATTGGAACTAGGGACTATAGTGCTCAGTTGGTGGTTCCTAAGGTGTTTGATTTTGTCAATAGGTTTGAGGATGGTATTGAGGGGATCAAGAAGAGGAATCATGATAATGTTGTGGAGATGGGGCAGATGTTGGCAAAAGCGTGGGAGACAAATCTTGGATGCCCTCCGGAGATGTGTGCTAGCATGATCATGGTTGGGTTGCCAGCTTGTTTGGGGATTTCAAGTGATTTGGATACTTTGAAGTTGAGGACACATTTGAGGGAGAAGTTTGGTGTGGAAGTGCCTATTTATTACAGGGCACCAAAAGATGGGGAGTTTGATGTGGTAACTGGGTATGCAAGGATTTCTTATCAAGTCTACAACAAAGTTGAGGATTATCACAAGTTCCGGGACGCAATCAACCAGCTTGTTGGTGATGGGTTCACTTGCGCTCTTCTTTATAATTGA
- the LOC115979824 gene encoding uncharacterized protein LOC115979824: protein MALRRFLGFSDGELMRSDSKPCSRLMRQTAGIFTVGGGLGFWILCRLHYGPRITVPRSLRWAACGAVSVSSTTALLVRLFSPECEPQNIAAYDKGS, encoded by the exons ATGGCGTTGAGGCGTTTCCTTGGGTTCTCTGATGGTGAGTTGATGAGGTCGGATTCAAAACCTTGTTCCAGACTAATGAGACAGACGGCTGGAATTTTTACCGTTGGAGGAGGATTAGGATTTTGGATTCTTTGTAGATTGCACTATG GTCCAAGAATTACGGTGCCTAGGAGCCTTCGGTGGGCAGCTTGTGGAGCAGTATCTGTTAGCTCTACGACTGCTTTACTGGTTCGCTTATTTAGTCCTGAATGTGAACCACAGAACATAGCTGCTTATGACAAGGGAAGTTAG
- the LOC115981470 gene encoding uncharacterized protein LOC115981470 yields MAGKKIIAICQLGGEFETNRDGSLSYRGGDAHAIDVDDQMKFNEFKMEVAEMFNCSIDTMYIKYFLPGNKKTLITISNDKDLKRMIKFHGDSVTADVYVIMEEIVALDVSNLPASRSSRTTLSETVLPVDAPLDIVDGIVDDTTQPEVTLDAALDIVDDTNHVDTHMIIPAEISPIFSIVSSNDEKHAKGAQQWQNTITGVGQRFNSVHEFRESLRKYAIAHQFAFRYKKNDSHRVTVKCKAEGCPWRIHASRLSTTQLICIKKMNPTHTCEGAVATTGHQATRSWVASIIKEKLKVFPNYKPKDIVNDIKQEYGIQLNYFQAWRGKEIAKEQLQGSYKEAYNQLPFFCERIMETNPGSLATFTTKEDSSFHRLFVSFHASLYGFQQGCRPLLFLDSIPLKSKYQGTLLAATAADGDDGVFPVAFAVVDAESDDNWHWFLLQLKSALSTSCPITFVADRQKGLRESIADIFTGSYHAYCLRYLTEQFIRDLKGQFSHEVKRLMVEDFYAAAYAPTPESFQRSIESIKSISLEAYNWIVQSEPLNWANSYFHGARYNHMTSNFGELFYSWASDAHELPITQMVDVIRGKIMELIYTRRADSIQWLTRLTPSMEEKLKKENHKVPPLQVLLSAGSTFEVRGDTIEMVDIDHWDCSCKGWQLTGLPCCHAIAVLGCMGRSPYDYCSRYFTTESYRLTYSESVNPIPNADVPVLKDSSQLTVTVTPPPTRRPPGRPTTKRYGSQEVVKRQLQCSRCKGHGHNKSTCKEFI; encoded by the exons ATGGCAGGGAAGAAAATTATAGCGATATGTCAGTTAGGAGGAGAATTTGAGACAAATAGAGATGGTTCATTGTCGTACAGAGGTGGTGATGCTCATGCTATAGACGTTGATGACCAAATGAAGTTTAATGAGTTTAAGATGGAAGTGGCAGAAATGTTTAATTGTAGCATTGATACCATGTATATTAAATACTTCCTTCCTGGCAATAAGAAGACTCTCATTACGATTTCCAATGACAAAGATCTAAAGCGCATGATAAAGTTCCATGGAGACTCTGTTACTGCTGATGTTTATGTCATTATGGAAGAAATTGTTGCTCTTGATGTATCAAACTTGCCTGCCAGTAG GTCAAGCAGAACAACTTTGTCAGAAACTGTTCTTCCAGTTGATGCCCCCCTTGACATTGTAGATGGTATTGTGGATGATACCACCCAGCCTGAAGTCACCCTTGATGCTGCTCTTGATATTGTAGATGATACCAATCATGTTGACACCCATATGATCATACCTGCTGAAATTTCTCCCATTTTCTCTATAGTTAGTTCCAATGATGAGAAGCATGCTAAAGGTGCACAGCAGTGGCAGAATACCATTACAGGTGTGGGGCAAAGGTTCAACAGTGTTCATGAATTTCGTGAGTCTCTGCGTAAATATGCAATTGCACATCAGTTTGCATTCAGGTACAAGAAGAATGATAGTCATCGTGTGACTGTCAAATGCAAAGCAGAAGGCTGTCCTTGGAGAATACATGCCTCAAGGTTGTCAACCACTCAATTAATATGTATTAAAAAGATGAATCCAACGCATACGTGTGAGGGGGCTGTTGCAACAACAGGGCATCAGGCAACTAGGAGCTGGGTTGCTAGTATTATTAAGGAGAAGTTGAAAGTTTTCCCGAATTATAAGCCCAAGGATATTGTCAATGACATCAAACAGGAATATGGAATACAACTGAACTACTTCCAGGCATGGCGTGGGAAAGAAATTGCAAAGGAGCAGCTTCAGGGTTCATACAAAGAAGCTTATAATCAGTTACCTTTTTTCTGTGAGAGGATAATGGAGACCAATCCAGGAAGTCTGGCTACATTCACCACTAAGGAAGACTCAAGTTTCCATCGTCTCTTTGTCTCGTTCCATGCCTCGTTATACGGTTTCCAACAAGGTTGTCggcctcttctttttcttgataGCATACCCTTAAAGTCAAAATATCAAGGCACGCTGTTAGCTGCAACAGCAGCAGATGGAGATGATGGTGTATTTCCTGTTGCTTTTGCAGTAGTTGATGCAGAATCTGACGATAATTGGCATTGGTTCTTGTTACAATTGAAATCTGCCCTCTCAACATCTTGTCCAATAACATTTGTGGCAGACAGACAGAAGGGGTTAAGGGAGTCCATTGCTGATATATTTACAGGCTCGTACCATGCATACTGCCTACGTTACTTGACTGAGCAATTTATTAGAGACTTAAAAGGGCAGTTTTCTCATGAGGTGAAGCGACTCATGGTTGAGGATTTTTATGCTGCTGCTTATGCACCTACGCCTGAAAGCTTCCAAAGATCTATTGAAAGCATTAAAAGTATTTCTCTTGAAGCTTACAATTGGATTGTACAAAGTGAACCCCTGAACTGGGCAAATTCATATTTTCATGGTGCCAGATATAACCATATGACATCAAACTTTGGGGAGCTATTCTATAGTTGGGCTTCAGATGCACATGAATTACCAATAACACAGATGGTTGATGTGATAAGGGGCAAGATTATGGAGTTGATTTACACACGGCGAGCAGATTCCATCCAGTGGTTGACTAGACTAACTCCATCCATGGAGGAAAAACTCAAAAAGGAAAACCATAAAGTTCCTCCCCTTCAAGTGCTACTGTCAGCTGGTAGCACATTTGAGGTTCGTGGTGACACCATTGAAATGGTTGATATTGATCATTGGGATTGTAGTTGCAAAGGGTGGCAGTTAACTGGTTTACCATGCTGCCATGCAATTGCTGTTCTTGGTTGCATGGGTCGGAGCCCATATGATTATTGTTCCAGATACTTCACAACGGAGAGCTACAGATTAACTTATTCAGAGTCTGTAAATCCTATTCCAAATGCGGACGTGCCTGTGCTAAAAGATTCTTCTCAGCTCACTGTAACTGTAACCCCACCTCCCACCCGCCGCCCACCAGGCCGGCCCACTACGAAGCGGTATGGATCACAAGAGGTAGTGAAACGTCAACTCCAGTGCAGCAGATGCAAGGGTCATGGACACAACAAGTCCACTTGCAAAGAGTTCATTTAG